A part of Haemorhous mexicanus isolate bHaeMex1 chromosome 25, bHaeMex1.pri, whole genome shotgun sequence genomic DNA contains:
- the DCLRE1B gene encoding 5' exonuclease Apollo, translating to MSGTVLAGTPIAVDFWSLRKAAGARFFFLSHMHSDHTVGLSSTWSRPLYCSPLTARLLHHRLQVPKCWIRPLEVGQSHVVGEVTVTLIDSNHCPGSVMFLFEGTFGTILYTGDFRYTSAMQGEPALRGRHIDRLYLDNTHCHPQRALPSRALATRQAAHLIRAHPQHHVVIGVYTLGKETLLVELALEFSTWVVVSPWRLEQMRLLELPDVFTAEEGTGWIRAVDVAEICWDALVTWNAQHPTIAIIPTGRPVKVTHPNIHLIPYSDHSSFEELREFVKWLKPCSIIPIVKDNMCQVYFQEYLSSAPQVLPDFTVSKPVQESGQQQSRRKGQKPTSLWKRALGSSVPRGVIYDSPEKNTEKPEAFTDGKVPQQYCEPALCSKEHHTSHRGEKEELNGEQLGTAGAAPVSSEHLATGLAEQYLLTPLHVLKQFSSQKFDQLAEDFLRKKDMP from the exons ATGAGCGGGACGGTGCTGGCCGGGACCCCCATCGCCGTGGACTTCTGGAGCCTGCGGAAGGCGGCCGGCGCTCGCTTCTTCTTCCTGTCCCATATGCACTCGGACCACACGGTGGGGCTGTCCAGTACCTGGAGCCGCCCGCTGTACTGCTCCCCGCTCACCGCCCGCCTCCTGCATCACCGCCTGCAG GTGCCGAAGTGCTGGATCCGGCCGCTGGAGGTGGGGCAGAGTCATGTCGTGGGTGAGGTGACGGTGACGCTGATCGACTCcaatcactgccctggctcCGTTATGTTCCTCTTTGAGGGCACTTTTGGCACCATCCTCTACACAG GAGATTTCCGCTACACGAGTGCCATGCAGGGCGAGCCGGCGCTGAGGGGCCGCCACATCGACCGCCTGTACCTGGACAAcacccactgccacccccagcgGGCCCTGCCCTCGCGGGCGCTGGCCACCCGCCAGGCCGCCCACCTCATCCGTGCCCACCCGCAGCACCACGTGGTCATCG GTGTGTACACCCTGGGCAAGGAGACGCTGCTGGTGGAGCTGGCGCTGGAGTTCAGCACGTGGGTGGTGGTGAGCCCCTGGCGCCTGGAGCAGATgcggctgctggagctgccggATGTGTTCACCGCCGAGGAGGGCACGGGCTGGATCCGCGCCGTGGATGTCGCCGAGATCTGCTGGGACGCGCTGGTCACCTGGAACGCGCAGCACCCCACCATTGCCATCATCCCCACGGGCAGGCCCGTGAAGGTCACCCACCCCAACATCCACCTCATCCCCTACTCAGATCACTCGTCCTTCGAGGAGCTGCGTGAGTTTGTGAAGTGGCTGAAACCCTGCTCCATCATTCCCATTGTGAAGGACAACATGTGCCAGGTTTACTTTCAGGAAtacctgagctctgctccccaggtaCTTCCTGACTTCACAGTCTCAAAACCTGTGCAAGAGTCTGGACAGCAGCAAAGCCGAAGGAAGGGGCAGAAACCCACAAGTCTCTGGAAAAGAGCCCTGGGGAGTTCTGTGCCCCGAGGGGTCATTTATGACTCTCCAgagaaaaatactgagaaaCCTGAAGCGTTTACAGATGGTAAGGTTCCTCAGCAGTACTGTGAGCCAGCTCTCTGCTCAAAAGAACACCACACTTCTCACAGGGGTGAGAAGGAAGAGCTGAatggggaacagctgggaacagcaggagctgcacctgTTTCCAGTGAGCACCTCGCAACTGGACTTGCAGAGCAGTATTTACTCACTCCCTTACACGTCCTGAAGCAGTTTTCCTCACAGAAGTTTGATCAGCTGGCAGAAGACTTTCTACGGAAGAAAGACATGCCCTGA
- the AP4B1 gene encoding AP-4 complex subunit beta-1, with product MPYLGGEEAQRELRRALSNPHVQADPARYRGAVLRVIRLMAQGADVSGLFPEMVKAGAVPDVVQKKLVSFYVRAQAPRQPQLALLAVNSLRKDCAHPSPAVRGLALRTMCGLRMPGIQEYLQQPLVSGLRDKASYVRRAAVLGCAKMVKMQGDCEVDGALVNELYSLLRDQDPIVVVNCLRALEEILKKEGGVVINKPIAHHLLNRMPDLDQWGQSEVLTFLLRYRPRSEDELFDILNLLDGYLKSSSPSVVMAATKLFLVLAREYPDVQADVLVRVKGPLLSACTSESRELCFTALCHVRQILRSLPGHFSSHYKKFFCSYSEPHYIKCQKMEVLCELVNDENVQQVLEELKGYCTDVSVELAQGAIFAIANIARTYTEQCVGILTELLGLQQEHITSAVVRAFRDLAWLCPQCTDAVCQALPGCEDTIQDSEGKQALVWLLGTHGEKIPNAPYVLEDFVESVRSESFPAVKMELLTALLRLFLARPAECQDMLGRLLYFCIEEEQDMAVRDRGLFYYRLLQAGVEEVKRVLCSPKSDPSLGLLGDQSKQPVNAWALEFNTLATVYGREHWALATAQQPVGPSYSCSPGAASRDRDTESLVSEGNKEVLEVHPDAPASEGNKELLKAHPDAGSLSLIPDVSLTAEQFEKTWLSLDTSCQLSLPWCGPVHADTIQTALRVVHIQTIAMSRAGAQPWKAYLSAQDDSGCLFLTELLLQAADSELQVSVKQNEAKPEALQSFISALRTVLEAVAGLES from the exons ATGCCGTACCTGGGCGGCGAGGAGGCGCAGCGGGAGCTGCGGCGGGCGCTGTCGAACCCGCACGTGCAGGCGGACCCGGCGCGGTACCGCGGCGCCGTGCTGCGCGTGATCCG GCTGATGGCGCAGGGCGCCGACGTGTCGGGGCTGTTCCCGGAGATGGTGAAGGCGGGCGCGGTGCCGGACGTGGTGCAGAAGAAGCTGGTGTCGTTCTACGTGCGCGCCCAGGCCCCGCGGCAGCCGCAGCTGGCGCTGCTCGCCGTCAACTCCCTGCGCAAGGACTGCGCGCACCCCAGCCCGGCCGTGCGGGGGCTCGCCCTGCGCACCATGTGCGGCCTCAG GATGCCCGGGATCCAGGAGtacctgcagcagcccctggtgaGCGGGCTGCGGGACAAGGCGTCCTACGTGCGCAGGGCGGCCGTGCTAGGCTGTGCCAAGATGGTGAAGATGCAGGGGGACTGCGAAGTGG aTGGTGCTCTGGTGAATGAGCTCTACAGTTTGCTTCGGGACCAGGACCCCATTGTGGTCGTGAACTGCCTGAGGGCCTTGGAAGAGATCTTGAAGAAGGAGGGAGGTGTTGTCATCAACAAACCCATTGCCCATCATCTCCTCAacag gATGCCTGACCTGGACCAGTGGGGGCAGAGCGAGGTGCTCACCTTCCTGCTGCGCTACAGACCCCGCAGCGAGGACGAGCTCTTCGACATCCTCAACCTGCTCGACGGCTACCtcaagagcagcagccccagtgtGGTGATGGCGGCCACCAAGCTGTTCCTGGTGCTGGCCAGGGAGTACCCAGATGTGCAGGCAGATGTGCTGGTGCGGGTGAAGGGCCCGCTGCTGTCTGCCTGCACCTCggagagcagggagctctgcttcACCGCGCTCTGCCACGTGCGCCAGATCCTCAGGAGCCTGCCCGGCCACTTCAGCAGCCACTACAAAAAGTTCTTCTGCTCCTACTCGGAGCCCCACTACATcaaatgccaaaagatggagGTGCTGTGTGAGCTGGTGAACGATGAGAACgtgcagcaggtgctggaggagctgaaggGTTACTGCACTGACGTGTCGGTGGAGCTGGCGCAGGGAGCGATCTTTGCCATAG CCAATATTGCCAGGACATACACAGAGCAGTGTGTGGGGATTCTGACAGAGCTTCTGGGGcttcagcaggagcacatcacCTCAG CTGTGGTCCGTGCTTTCCGGGACctggcctggctgtgtccccagtgcaCAGATGCCGtgtgccaggccctgccaggctgtgagGACACCATCCAGGACAGCGAG GGCAAACAAGCACTGGTCTGGCTCCTGGGCACCCATGGGGAGAAGATCCCAAATGCTCCCTACGTCTTGGAGGACTTTGTGGAGAGTGTGAGGTCGGAGTCGTTCCCGGCGGTGAAGATGGAGCTGCTGACGGCGCTGCTGCGGCTCTTCCTGGCCCGGCCTGCTGAGTGCCAGGACATGCTGGGCAGGCTGCTCTACTTCTGCATTG aggaggagcaggacatGGCCGTGCGGGACCGTGGGCTGTTCTACTACCGCCTTCTGCAGGCTGGGGTGGAGGAAGTGAAGAGGGTCCTGTGCAGCCCCAAGTCTGACCcctccctggggctcctgggggaccAGAGCAAGCAGCCTGTCAATGCCTGGGCTCTGGAGTTCAACACTCTGGCCACAGTTTATGGCAGAGAGCACTGGGCGCTCGCCACCGCCCAGCAGCCTGTGGGACCCTCCTactcctgctctcctggtgctgcctccagggacagagacacAG AATCCCTGGTTTCTGAAGGGAATAAGGAAGTCCTCGAGGTTCATCCTGATGCTCCAGCATCTGAAGGGAATAAAGAACTCCTCAAGGCTCATCCTGATGCAGGCAGTCTAAGCTTGATTCCTGATGTTTCCCTGACTGCAGAGCAGTTTGAGAAGACCTGGCTGAGCCTGGACACGAGCTGccagctctctctgccctgGTGTGGGCCTGTCCATGCAGACACCATCCAGACAGCCCTTCGTGTTGTGCACATCCAGACCATTGccatgagcagagctggagcccagccctggaaagCTTATCTGAGTGCCCAGGATGACTCAGGCTGCCTCTTCCTCACAGAGCTCCTGCTTCAGGCAGCAGATTCAGAGCTGCAGGTCTCGGTGAAGCAAAATGAAGCAAAGCCAGAAGCACTGCAGTCCTTCATCTCAGCCTTGAGGACAGTCCTGGAGGCAGTGGCTGGACTCGAGTCTTGA
- the PTPN22 gene encoding tyrosine-protein phosphatase non-receptor type 22, whose translation MDQREILLQNLERAQGKKLNRGEFAEEFLKLKRQSTKYRSDKIYPTAASEQPENVKKNRYKDILPFDHSRVELALITSDTDSHYINANFIKGVYGPRAYIATQGPLPTTVTDFWRMIWEYEVLVVVMACMEFEMGKRKCERYWAEVDGSPLHCGPFSITCEAEEKRNEYVIRTLKVTLNEATRTVFHFHYKNWPDHHVPSSIEPILELVRDIRCYQPDDRVPVCIHCSAGCGRTGVICAIDYTQKLLKDGIVPVNFSVFNLIQEMRTQRPCIVQTKEQYELVYDAVIELFRRQIQALDAQKDSAASQEGGGHPVAKPVLIPVEDIYGLSSLTCSEREEKAPHQHLPPQQDRHQHLPQVAQSKSSLPSLCAPGAQPSSARGLPPIRQAISFGALNFSSCTKAAAGEPWGAGDAPQKRCSWELELDSKGAGRRAPGARAPLAWTVSTPLELGQQGEGWEWDAGDAKPVWSPQWPKAGHSSFQDGFSPVDLNPSRRATAGSPGHRKQGQCPHPSLCSAEDPYFSSLSPDDPVSPVFPFRGGQDELLPSCSASASLQPTTASSPPPHHAPPDQERIFSSAPLPQPDDDDDAPPPLPQRTPESFIVASEPGQLPQATPDFQIPDRNPNIGTSWEWSGESHSEGFHDPVRLRPCKSVKLWSPRTETAQDGSNSPPPLPERTPESFVLAEAASLQPAARNSSSPVGLENKGSGASSKELIKCFRRSKSLKILKNVRKSICSPSSLTKSSEPAPTNSPRSFLNFGFANRFSKPKGPRNPPPAWNI comes from the exons ATGGACCAGAGGGAGATCCTGCTGCAGAACCTGGAAAGGGCCCAGGGCAAGAAGCTCAACAGAGGAGAGTTTGCAGAGGAGTTTTTG AAGCTGAAGAGACAGTCAACAAAGTACAGATCGGATAAAATCTACCCTACAGCAGCGTCTGAGCAGCCAGAGAATGTCAAGAAGAACAGATACAAGGACATCTTACCTT ttGACCACAGCAGAGTGGAGCTGGCCCTGATTACATCAGACACAGATTCTCATTACATCAATGCCAACTTCATCAAG GGTGTCTACGGGCCAAGAGCATACATTGCAACCCAGGGTCCTCTCCCCACTACTGTCACTGACTTTTGGAGGATGATTTGGGAGTATGAAGTCCTG GTCGTGGTCATGGCTTGTATGGAGTTTGAAATGGGGAAG AGGAAATGTGAGCGGTACTGGGCGGAGGTGGACGGCTCCCCCCTGCACTGTGGCCCTTTCTCCATCACCTGT gaggctgaggagaaGAGGAATGAGTATGTGATTAGAACTTTAAAGGTGACCCTGAATGAG GCAACCCGCACCGTCTTCCACTTCCACTACAAGAACTGGCCAGACCACCACGTGCCCTCCTCCATCGagcccatcctggagctggtCAGGGACATTCGCTGCTACCAGCCCGATGACAGGGTCCCTGTCTGCATCCACTGCAG TGCTGGCTGCGGCAGAACCGGCGTCATCTGCGCCATCGACTACACCcagaagctgctgaaggacgGG ATTGTTCCAGTGAACTTCAGTGTTTTCAACCTGATCCAGGAAATGCGCACACAGAGACCCTGCATAGTGCAGACCAAG GAGCAGTATGAGCTGGTTTATGATGCTGTGATTGAGCTCTTCAGAAGGCAGATTCAAGCACTTGATGCCCAGAAAGATTCTGCTGCCTCACAG gaagGAGGAGGGCATCCTGTAGCCAAGCCAGTCCTGATTCCAGTGGAAGACATTTATGGCCTGAGTTCACTCACCTG CTCAGAGcgagaggagaaggctccacaCCAACATCTCCCTCCGCAGCAGGACAGGCACCAACATCTCCCTCAGGTGGCACAGAGCAAATCGTCCCTGCCCTCGCTGtgtgccccaggagcacagcccagctctgccagggggcTGCCCCCCATCAGACAGGCCATCTCCTTCGGGGCTCTGAACTTCTCCAGCTGCacaaaggcagctgctggcgagccctggggtgctggggatgCCCCTCAGAAAcgctgcagctgggagctggagctggactcaaagggagcaggcaggagggcacCTGGTGCCAGAGCACCTCTGGCATGGACTGTATCGACCCCTCtagagctggggcagcagggagagggctgggaatgggatgcaGGGGATGCCAAGCCTGTTTGGAGTCCCCAGTGGCCAAAAGCTGGTCACTCGAGCTTCCAGGATGGATTTTCCCCTGTGGACCTGAACCCCTCCAGACGAGCCACAGCTGGCTCCCCAGGCCACAGGAAGCAGGGGCAATGCCCTCAcccttccctgtgctcagcagaagACCCCTACTTCTCATCACTGTCTCCAGACGACCCTGTGTCCCCCGTGTTTCCCTTTCGGGGAGGACAGGATGAGCTCCTCCCTTCGTGCTCTGCCAGTGCCTCCCTACAGCCCACCACAGCCAGCTCCCCACCACCCCACCATGCTCCCCCGGACCAGGAGAGGATCTTCTCCTCGG CCCCTCTGCCACAgcctgatgatgatgatgatgctcCTCCACCCCTGCCCCAGCGCACCCCCGAGTCCTTCATTGTGGCCAGTGAGCCAG GGCAACTTCCTCAGGCCACTCCAGATTTCCAGATTCCAGACAGAAATCCAAATATTGGAACCTCCTGGGAGTGGAGTGGTGAGTCTCACTCAGAGGGGTTCCATGACCCTGTGAGACTGAGACCATGTAAG AGTGTGAAGCTTTGGAGCCCACGAACAG AGACAGCCCAGGATGGCTCCAATTCTCCTCCTCCACTTCCTGAAAGAACCCCGGAGTCGTTTGTTCTCGCTGAGGCAGCAA GTCTCCAGCCTGCTGCAAGAAATTCCTCGAGTCCTGTGGGTTTGGAGAACAAGGGCTCAGGAGCATCATCCAAAGAACTCATTAAATGCTTCAGGAGGAGCAag agcttgaaaatattgaaaaatgtgagaaaaa GCATCTGCAGTCCATCTTCACTGACAAAATCATCAGAACCTGCCCCAACAAACTCTCCGAGGTCTTTCCTTAACTTTG GCTTTGCAAATCGATTTTCAAAACCTAAAGGACCAAGAAATCCACCCCCAGCATGGAATATTTAG